A single window of Gossypium arboreum isolate Shixiya-1 chromosome 13, ASM2569848v2, whole genome shotgun sequence DNA harbors:
- the LOC108461167 gene encoding probable CCR4-associated factor 1 homolog 7, producing MSGLPKGESVHIREVWNDNLEEEFALIREIVDSYNYVAMDTEFPGVVLRPVGTFKNINDYNYQTLKDNVDMLKLIQLGLTFSDENGNLPTCGTDSFCIWQFNFREFNLSEDIFASDSIELLRQCGIDFKKNNEKGIDVKRFGELLMSSGVVLNDDVHWVTFHSGYDFGYLLKLLTCRSLPDSQAGFFDLIKIYFPMVYDIKHMMKFCNSLHGGLNKLAELLEVERVGVCHQAGSDSLLTSCTFRKLRDNFFNGSTEKYAGVLYGLGVQNGQNTN from the coding sequence ATGTCGGGTTTGCCCAAGGGTGAATCGGTTCATATTCGGGAAGTTTGGAACGATAATCTAGAGGAAGAGTTTGCTTTGATCCGTGAAATTGTTGATAGTTATAATTATGTGGCTATGGACACTGAGTTCCCGGGTGTGGTTCTACGCCCTGTGGGAACTTTCAAGAATATAAATGATTATAATTACCAAACTTTGAAAGATAATGTTGATATGTTGAAATTGATCCAATTGGGTCTCACTTTTTCGGATGAGAATGGGAACCTTCCCACTTGTGGAACTGATAGCTTTTGCATTTGGCAATTCAATTTCCGTGAGTTTAATTTAAGCGAAGATATCTTTGCTAGTGATTCAATTGAGTTGCTGCGCCAGTGTGGGATTGATTTCAAGAAGAATAACGAGAAAGGTATCGATGTGAAGCGGTTCGGTGAGCTTTTGATGTCGTCTGGGGTCGTGTTGAATGATGATGTCCATTGGGTCACCTTTCATAGTGGATACGACTTCGGATACTTGCTTAAGCTTTTGACTTGCAGGAGTTTGCCTGATAGTCAAGCAGGGTTTTTCGATTTGATCAAGATATATTTCCCCATGGTATACGATATCAAGCACATGATGAAGTTTTGCAACAGCCTTCATGGTGGTTTGAACAAGCTCGCCGAGTTGTTGGAAGTGGAAAGAGTCGGTGTGTGCCATCAAGCTGGTTCCGATAGTTTGCTCACCTCGTGCACCTTTAGGAAGTTGAGAGATAACTTTTTCAACGGCTCCACAGAGAAATATGCAGGTGTATTGTATGGCCTAGGTGTCCAGAATGGACAGAATACTAATTAG